The Alphaproteobacteria bacterium genome contains a region encoding:
- a CDS encoding periplasmic heavy metal sensor, protein MTMTMTMPDRPSRWLLVGSLALNLFFIGTLASLAARAYMLPGQPAATERPRTAAARIERLAAPLPAVDAEKLRAAFRARETSAEGARDALNKAYERAQAALRADTFDPGALRAALADARAARPAYDQVMQDILLTGASAMSLEGRRRLADWPASRPTTAAR, encoded by the coding sequence ATGACGATGACCATGACGATGCCGGACCGCCCATCGCGCTGGCTGCTTGTCGGCTCGCTGGCGCTCAATCTGTTCTTCATCGGCACGCTCGCCTCACTTGCGGCGCGCGCCTACATGCTGCCTGGCCAGCCGGCCGCGACCGAGCGCCCGCGCACCGCGGCGGCCCGCATCGAGCGCCTCGCGGCGCCCCTGCCGGCCGTGGATGCCGAAAAGCTGCGCGCGGCATTCCGCGCGCGTGAAACGAGCGCCGAAGGCGCGCGCGATGCACTGAACAAGGCCTACGAACGCGCTCAGGCGGCGTTGCGGGCGGACACCTTCGATCCGGGCGCCTTGCGTGCCGCGCTTGCTGACGCGCGTGCCGCGCGGCCCGCCTACGATCAGGTGATGCAGGACATCCTGCTGACTGGCGCGAGCGCCATGTCGCTGGAGGGCCGCAGGCGGCTTGCCGATTGGCCGGCATCGCGGCCCACAACAGCGGCGCGTTGA
- a CDS encoding sigma-70 family RNA polymerase sigma factor, whose translation MARAAKGDERAFRTLAERHAGAAIRLARRILGNEAAAEDIVQDALLRVWINAPRWRPEAAFRTWLYRIVVNLCLNAKRRAADLPLEAAEHVTDAGLAPDEQLELHQRDARLAAAIAALPPRQRAALVLTYQEGLSNAEVADVLESSVSGVETLLVRARRTLRHAFGSDRE comes from the coding sequence ATGGCGCGCGCCGCAAAGGGCGACGAGCGGGCATTTCGAACGCTGGCGGAACGACATGCGGGGGCAGCGATCAGGCTGGCGCGGCGCATCCTCGGGAACGAGGCGGCGGCCGAAGACATCGTGCAGGATGCGTTGCTGCGCGTGTGGATCAACGCGCCGCGCTGGCGGCCCGAGGCCGCATTCCGCACCTGGCTCTATCGCATCGTGGTCAATCTCTGTCTTAACGCGAAGCGGCGCGCAGCCGACCTTCCGCTCGAGGCTGCCGAGCACGTTACCGATGCAGGGCTTGCGCCCGACGAACAGCTTGAACTGCACCAGCGTGACGCACGCCTCGCCGCCGCCATCGCGGCGCTGCCGCCGCGTCAGCGCGCTGCCCTTGTGCTCACCTATCAGGAAGGGCTCAGCAACGCGGAGGTCGCGGACGTGCTCGAGAGTTCCGTCTCGGGTGTCGAGACCTTGCTGGTTCGCGCCCGGCGAACGCTGCGCCACGCATTCGGATCGGATCGGGAGTAG